The following proteins are co-located in the Paenibacillus sp. FSL H8-0079 genome:
- a CDS encoding ABC transporter substrate-binding protein, protein MKLHQQYLLLHRHYGHHIEHELTLANLAELLNCTHRNTLTIVKKMVAHDWIRWVSQRGRGRRSSLTLLVPADQIAAEYMMQAMNRRELQEAAEQVSAFSSSTTMQDHLNQWLLGYSGHHTEAGTNNEQIDTLRLPLRQQLHALDPLYINLLAESFVTSHVFDGLVQRGEQGEILPCLAHTWDVSADRQTWIFYLRKGITFHNGQMLTAHDIVHTFERLLSSDRRTLYRDVSKQILSIEAVDPLTVCFQLKDSHELFLSFLTTSRAAIVPSPGTNEQKMKLSGDVHGMQKPVGTGPFKVTVWDDHLCRLEVFTSYFQGRAHMDRVDILQIPWSASTEMDDSQDIETPFFHLVHNPSSSAGADWTQISAGVMVHKLLTCNTQKAGPLNDPEVRAHLKSCLAGMYRDDGHADNSEIVDTDFSAVNTMKVQVHSEGFSDISISSVSSSPISLHIATIPQYRRDAQHLASILEQCGFSCTVRTATMEQFKGNLRLESDLILFSLIRDRDEELRRYDLYSTLSEHLEDSARITIHEILQTIVASPIAVDRTSELDRIEQFLVDQNLLFHLSKKPVETAYLPSVRGLSFNSQGWVNLRHIWFP, encoded by the coding sequence TTGAAATTACATCAGCAATATCTGCTGTTGCATCGTCATTACGGTCACCATATAGAACATGAACTTACACTCGCCAATCTCGCTGAACTTCTGAATTGTACGCACCGCAATACGTTAACGATTGTCAAAAAGATGGTAGCCCATGACTGGATTCGTTGGGTTTCCCAGCGTGGCCGGGGTCGGCGTTCTTCACTGACCTTGCTTGTTCCGGCTGATCAAATCGCCGCAGAATATATGATGCAGGCCATGAATCGCCGGGAATTGCAGGAAGCTGCCGAGCAGGTGAGCGCATTCTCCAGTTCAACAACCATGCAGGATCATCTAAATCAGTGGTTGCTTGGGTATTCAGGACATCATACGGAAGCCGGCACCAATAATGAGCAGATTGATACGCTTCGGTTGCCCCTGCGCCAACAGCTTCATGCGCTTGATCCGCTGTACATTAATCTATTAGCTGAATCCTTTGTTACCAGTCATGTCTTTGACGGGTTGGTTCAGAGGGGTGAACAAGGAGAGATTCTTCCCTGTCTGGCTCACACTTGGGATGTCAGCGCAGACCGGCAGACCTGGATCTTTTATTTGCGAAAAGGGATTACATTTCACAATGGTCAGATGCTGACGGCCCATGATATTGTGCACACGTTTGAGCGGCTGCTATCCTCAGATCGCCGGACACTATACCGCGATGTGAGTAAACAAATTTTATCTATTGAAGCAGTCGATCCCTTAACCGTTTGTTTCCAGCTTAAAGATTCTCATGAATTGTTTTTGTCCTTTCTTACAACAAGTCGTGCGGCGATTGTACCCTCACCAGGAACAAACGAACAGAAGATGAAGCTCTCGGGTGATGTGCACGGGATGCAAAAACCTGTTGGCACGGGGCCGTTCAAGGTCACTGTCTGGGATGATCACTTGTGCAGACTTGAGGTATTTACATCGTATTTTCAGGGTAGAGCACATATGGACCGTGTGGATATCCTGCAGATTCCGTGGAGTGCTTCGACAGAAATGGATGATAGCCAAGATATCGAAACTCCGTTTTTTCATCTTGTTCATAATCCGTCTTCGTCTGCGGGTGCAGACTGGACACAGATTAGTGCAGGTGTGATGGTTCATAAATTACTCACGTGTAATACACAAAAAGCCGGACCGTTAAACGATCCGGAAGTAAGAGCACACCTCAAGTCATGCCTTGCTGGAATGTATAGAGATGATGGACATGCAGATAACTCTGAGATCGTGGATACTGATTTTAGTGCGGTGAATACCATGAAAGTCCAGGTCCACTCGGAGGGATTTAGCGATATATCGATAAGTTCAGTATCCTCCAGTCCCATCTCCTTACACATTGCAACCATTCCACAATATCGCAGGGATGCTCAACATCTGGCGTCCATACTGGAGCAGTGCGGTTTCTCTTGTACCGTCCGAACCGCTACGATGGAGCAGTTCAAAGGAAATCTGCGGCTGGAATCTGATCTGATTCTCTTCTCTCTCATTCGGGACAGGGACGAAGAACTGCGCAGGTATGATCTCTACTCCACGTTATCTGAGCATCTGGAAGATTCTGCTCGTATAACGATTCATGAGATTTTGCAAACCATCGTCGCCTCTCCCATCGCAGTAGATCGAACTTCTGAATTAGATCGAATTGAGCAATTTTTGGTTGATCAGAACCTACTGTTCCATTTATCCAAAAAACCAGTAGAAACCGCTTATCTACCTTCTGTGCGAGGTCTATCTTTCAACAGCCAGGGCTGGGTGAACCTGCGTCATATCTGGTTTCCGTGA
- a CDS encoding DUF4173 domain-containing protein: MIDKIMASPHRALITLLSAWILAIIHQYLFYGNEIGVSYPIFVILFYVFMYLFARDRMRSFKFIDAFVAAVVLLLSLTFLLYDNELLYVLNFLVIPGVVILHMTYLMGRKQKQWWEIGLIGTAIDHMLPQAIRHWGTVAAIAVRAGGRGMGKSQKTVVFKVLIGLVASLPILIVVVALLSSADGVFDQYLAGFPEWLNQLAFTPGIPRIIWIVIAGVLLFGYVWGFVQPMQYEAEKRANAHWKNGAASTVDKRDHTYIFSPVDPVTKGEVTNKITPEPARTPVHREPFRLDPIIVGTMLIVINCVYVLFVLVQFSYLFGAGEGHLPVDLSYAEYARSGFAELILVTGINFFILIVALQYTRLSGKAGLIMHQVLLLILVSCSAIMLYSAFMRLNLYEQAYGYTYIRFLVHAFMIFLALLLLIAGLRIRYTSIPLIRWYIVLALTAYVAVNYVGMDNRIAELNIERYHQTGNIDATYLASLSADAVPLLREFALEEYPDLKREMLERQAYLDMYSSEGAWPSYNVARHRAELEMSKLRTE, from the coding sequence ATGATTGATAAAATAATGGCTTCACCGCACCGCGCGCTGATCACGCTACTGTCTGCATGGATACTGGCAATCATTCACCAGTATTTATTCTATGGTAATGAAATTGGCGTATCGTATCCTATCTTTGTAATTCTCTTTTATGTGTTCATGTATCTGTTTGCACGGGACCGCATGAGGTCTTTCAAGTTCATTGATGCTTTTGTAGCGGCTGTAGTGCTATTGTTGTCGCTAACGTTCCTGTTATACGACAATGAACTGCTGTATGTTCTTAATTTTCTGGTCATACCTGGCGTAGTTATCTTACATATGACGTATCTGATGGGCAGAAAACAGAAGCAGTGGTGGGAGATTGGTTTGATTGGTACGGCTATTGACCACATGCTGCCTCAAGCCATACGTCATTGGGGGACTGTTGCTGCTATTGCTGTAAGAGCAGGCGGGCGTGGCATGGGCAAATCCCAAAAAACAGTTGTGTTCAAAGTGCTCATTGGTCTTGTGGCATCCTTGCCGATCCTCATTGTAGTCGTTGCATTACTGTCCTCCGCTGACGGGGTCTTCGATCAATATTTAGCCGGTTTTCCGGAGTGGTTGAATCAGCTAGCTTTTACTCCAGGGATACCGAGAATCATCTGGATTGTCATTGCAGGTGTATTGCTGTTCGGTTATGTATGGGGATTTGTACAGCCGATGCAATATGAGGCAGAGAAGAGAGCGAACGCACATTGGAAAAATGGAGCAGCGTCCACGGTTGATAAGCGTGATCACACCTATATATTCTCTCCTGTGGACCCGGTCACTAAAGGTGAGGTTACGAATAAGATTACACCCGAGCCCGCACGCACTCCGGTTCATCGGGAACCATTCAGATTGGATCCCATCATAGTGGGTACGATGCTCATCGTCATCAACTGTGTGTACGTTCTGTTTGTACTTGTACAGTTTTCGTATCTCTTTGGTGCGGGAGAGGGGCATCTTCCGGTAGATCTGTCCTACGCAGAGTATGCGAGAAGTGGATTTGCAGAATTGATTCTCGTCACGGGTATTAACTTCTTTATCCTTATTGTTGCTTTGCAGTATACCCGTCTGAGTGGAAAAGCAGGTTTAATCATGCATCAGGTACTCCTCCTGATTTTGGTCAGTTGTTCGGCGATCATGTTGTATTCCGCGTTTATGCGCCTTAATCTCTATGAGCAGGCTTATGGATATACGTACATCCGCTTCCTGGTGCACGCATTCATGATTTTCCTGGCACTTCTGTTGCTGATTGCCGGCCTTCGCATACGCTACACGTCAATACCGCTGATCCGTTGGTATATTGTGCTTGCGCTCACTGCATATGTTGCTGTCAACTACGTGGGCATGGATAATCGGATTGCCGAGCTGAATATTGAACGTTATCATCAGACTGGCAATATTGATGCAACCTACCTGGCAAGTCTGTCAGCAGATGCAGTTCCGTTACTTCGAGAGTTTGCTCTCGAGGAGTACCCGGATCTCAAGAGAGAAATGCTGGAACGTCAAGCCTACTTGGACATGTACTCATCAGAAGGTGCCTGGCCTTCTTATAACGTTGCAAGACACAGAGCGGAGCTAGAAATGTCCAAATTAAGAACGGAATAG